Proteins from one Ignavibacteriota bacterium genomic window:
- a CDS encoding CoB--CoM heterodisulfide reductase iron-sulfur subunit B family protein — MTLGYYPGCSLTGTAKEYDRSLREVLAALGVEMEEIDDWSCCGASSAHATNHLLSVALPARNLLLAAKQKMDEVMAPCAACYNRLVAASHEIATRPGMREKVEYVLEEPYHDGVRVLNILELFGRIGADVVKEKVTLPLDGLKVACYYGCLLVRPSAVLKFDDAEAPVSMEAIVAATGAKTVEWNFKTECCGAAHSIAHTGIVIDLSKKILDDARAAGADLVLVACPMCHSNLDMRQRSMRKRDSAHQDLPVLYLSELVGLALGMEHKKLGLDLHFINPAPALAKASKKEAVA; from the coding sequence ATGACACTCGGATATTATCCCGGCTGCTCGCTGACGGGCACCGCGAAGGAATACGACCGCTCGCTGCGCGAAGTGCTTGCCGCACTCGGCGTCGAGATGGAGGAGATCGACGACTGGTCGTGCTGCGGCGCGTCGTCGGCGCATGCGACAAACCACCTGCTCTCGGTTGCCCTGCCCGCGCGCAATCTCCTGCTTGCGGCGAAACAGAAGATGGACGAGGTGATGGCGCCCTGCGCGGCCTGTTACAACCGCCTCGTCGCAGCCTCGCACGAAATCGCCACACGACCGGGCATGCGCGAAAAGGTCGAGTACGTGCTCGAGGAGCCCTATCACGACGGCGTGCGTGTGCTCAACATCCTGGAACTGTTCGGACGCATCGGCGCCGATGTGGTGAAGGAGAAGGTGACGCTGCCGCTGGACGGACTGAAGGTCGCCTGTTATTACGGCTGCCTGCTCGTGCGTCCCTCGGCGGTGCTGAAGTTCGACGACGCCGAGGCGCCGGTGAGCATGGAAGCCATCGTGGCCGCGACGGGCGCGAAGACGGTTGAGTGGAACTTCAAGACCGAATGCTGCGGCGCCGCGCATTCGATCGCACACACCGGCATCGTGATCGACCTCTCGAAAAAAATCCTCGACGACGCGCGCGCGGCGGGCGCGGATCTGGTGCTCGTGGCCTGCCCGATGTGCCACTCGAATCTCGACATGCGGCAGCGCTCGATGCGCAAACGCGACAGCGCGCATCAGGATCTGCCCGTGCTCTATCTCTCGGAACTCGTCGGACTCGCGCTCGGCATGGAGCATAAAAAGCTCGGGCTCGATCTGCACTTCATCAACCCCGCGCCTGCGCTCGCAAAGGCGTCGAAGAAGGAGGCAGTCGCATGA